Proteins from a genomic interval of Salinarchaeum sp. Harcht-Bsk1:
- a CDS encoding CRTAC1 family protein, with amino-acid sequence MRVGTGVAVLFLVVLTAGCIVSVAPATDSPPPSETELAFTEVSEEVGLSYASVEGGAGNGNDGIYVGNLDGDLRQDVFVIGGEQPALYRNTEDGLERSDALPNVTRLTEDGAGRIQSALWLEDDGDGYDELLLFPRNGTAVYLDNEEGQLVHENAGFETRYTNPVGASTADYDGDGCLDVFVAQYGLWYDGSPAGWHGEDWQEDNGNPNVLYRGSCGDGFERATDAGIGPDGRGPHWTLATSFVDLTGDGHPDIHAANDYFNDTLYVNDGDGTFTKRTMAGVTDRNGMSSEIADLQGDGRPEIFVTNIFFPEERIVELPAMERRLFSNFLNNRLGKRLQGNNILVANGSSYDGVGREVGIAEGGWGWGTVVADLDSDGEQDAFHSTQTVVTFDDDEPVYPLPGVWVQQDGQFYRQDADEIGLEVANGRGVGQIDYDVDGDVDVGVATYDESYRLYRNDGEQGASLQVLVGAGEERTAVGATVYATVDGDTQHYFANGRTDFQSQDSPVIHVGTGSDSVVEELRIVWPDGTERTFEDVETGQRIRVTPAGIQERLAYDDE; translated from the coding sequence ATGCGCGTCGGGACCGGGGTCGCAGTGCTCTTCCTCGTCGTACTCACGGCCGGCTGTATCGTGAGCGTCGCGCCGGCGACCGACTCGCCGCCGCCCAGCGAGACCGAGCTCGCATTCACCGAAGTCTCCGAGGAAGTAGGACTGTCCTACGCCTCAGTCGAAGGCGGCGCCGGGAACGGAAACGACGGGATCTACGTGGGCAATCTCGACGGCGACCTCCGACAGGACGTCTTCGTGATCGGTGGGGAGCAACCTGCGCTCTACCGGAACACCGAGGACGGTCTCGAACGGTCGGACGCCCTGCCCAACGTGACGCGACTGACCGAGGACGGGGCCGGACGAATCCAGAGCGCCCTCTGGCTGGAGGACGACGGCGACGGCTACGACGAACTGCTGCTCTTCCCCCGGAACGGGACGGCGGTCTACCTCGACAACGAGGAGGGGCAGCTGGTGCACGAGAACGCTGGTTTCGAAACGCGGTACACGAATCCCGTCGGTGCCTCGACCGCCGACTACGACGGTGACGGCTGTCTCGACGTGTTCGTCGCCCAGTACGGGCTCTGGTACGATGGCAGTCCGGCAGGCTGGCACGGCGAAGACTGGCAGGAAGACAACGGGAACCCCAACGTCCTCTACCGGGGGAGCTGTGGCGACGGCTTCGAGCGTGCGACCGACGCGGGAATCGGCCCCGACGGCCGCGGCCCGCACTGGACGCTGGCGACTAGCTTCGTCGACCTCACCGGTGACGGCCATCCGGACATCCACGCCGCGAACGACTACTTCAACGACACGCTGTACGTGAACGATGGCGACGGCACCTTCACCAAGCGAACGATGGCCGGCGTCACGGATCGCAACGGGATGTCCTCGGAGATCGCGGACCTGCAGGGCGACGGCCGACCGGAGATCTTCGTCACGAACATCTTCTTCCCCGAAGAGCGGATCGTGGAACTGCCAGCCATGGAGCGACGGCTGTTCAGCAACTTCCTCAACAACAGGCTCGGGAAGCGCCTCCAGGGCAACAACATTCTCGTCGCCAACGGATCGAGCTACGACGGCGTCGGCCGCGAGGTCGGCATCGCCGAAGGCGGCTGGGGCTGGGGTACCGTGGTCGCGGACCTCGACAGCGACGGCGAGCAGGACGCCTTCCACAGCACCCAGACCGTCGTCACCTTCGACGACGACGAACCGGTCTACCCGCTGCCCGGCGTCTGGGTGCAGCAGGACGGCCAGTTCTACCGACAGGACGCCGACGAAATCGGCCTCGAGGTTGCCAACGGTCGCGGCGTCGGACAGATCGACTACGACGTGGACGGCGACGTCGACGTCGGCGTCGCGACGTACGACGAGTCCTACCGCCTCTATCGAAACGACGGCGAGCAGGGGGCCTCACTGCAGGTCCTGGTCGGCGCGGGGGAGGAGCGAACGGCCGTCGGGGCAACCGTGTACGCGACCGTCGACGGCGACACCCAGCACTACTTCGCCAACGGTCGCACGGACTTCCAGTCACAGGACAGCCCCGTGATCCACGTCGGGACCGGCAGCGATTCCGTCGTCGAGGAACTCCGGATCGTCTGGCCAGACGGGACCGAACGGACGTTCGAAGACGTCGAGACGGGACAGCGGATCCGCGTCACGCCCGCCGGGATCCAGGAGCGACTCGCCTACGACGACGAGTAA
- a CDS encoding ABC transporter substrate-binding protein, which yields MADSHSSGDYSDVVSRRKFVSLAGTTGAAAVAGCIGGDGDGDDSDSDSGSSDGGDSGSDTGGDDTGGDDSDGSSSGPTYPDTNRWFVTFSGSFTPDQFQYNPLVGWFIPHDQFGLFAPWVKYLNGLDEWVPHLVTDWEHDGNEFVLTVSDQFTWGTSGETVTAEDLKLQLEIQKNANDAAWDFIVDGGVNAASDTELRIEYAEGTRPSFVTYSVLPKVAAYAPSIWSGEEDNESPAEVEVNTPDPSGPIALTEATSNYNRTRPRDGLDDYEDHFLADHYNWNGYKMEYRSSNNAAHQSMIANEVDGIHSMFVKPGTLENFPDTWSQFQIPGNFGMAIWPWHGDGPFSERNVRQAFYYSLDRGSIIQNVGETTKVSHHPAPTGLTWASVDSYLGDKEPEGFNVYDLDLDQAESLLSEAGYSFGDIDATIAFPSGWSDWAVAAQSAIDQLNNAGWNASSDARSGGPGGYINQLGEEFPLGVDQHTPGGQPRQNLPYFGFRYILRNVLRDPEGHFAGYTKDEVELPEVGTVNIDDTLDALSTATDEAEQEELIRQLALVVNKDVPVFYMMEKYEQSFINTRKFSIPESSKHFNAFWPLWWLPKLDEKLEDATEEDTPGLLKAKPE from the coding sequence ATGGCAGATAGCCATTCAAGTGGGGACTATAGCGACGTGGTCTCCCGACGGAAATTCGTATCGCTCGCTGGCACCACAGGAGCGGCAGCCGTCGCCGGCTGTATCGGTGGCGACGGAGACGGTGATGACAGTGACAGTGACTCTGGTTCGTCCGACGGTGGCGACTCCGGATCCGACACCGGTGGCGACGACACCGGCGGTGACGACTCCGACGGTTCCAGCAGTGGACCGACCTACCCCGACACGAACCGCTGGTTCGTCACGTTCTCGGGGTCGTTCACTCCGGACCAGTTCCAGTACAACCCCCTCGTCGGCTGGTTCATCCCGCACGACCAGTTCGGCCTGTTCGCGCCGTGGGTCAAGTACCTGAACGGCCTCGACGAGTGGGTGCCCCACCTCGTCACGGACTGGGAGCACGACGGGAACGAGTTCGTGCTCACCGTCTCCGACCAGTTCACCTGGGGCACCAGTGGTGAGACCGTCACTGCCGAGGACCTCAAGCTCCAGCTCGAAATCCAGAAGAATGCCAACGACGCTGCCTGGGACTTCATCGTCGACGGTGGCGTCAACGCCGCGAGCGACACGGAGCTCCGCATCGAGTACGCCGAGGGTACCCGCCCGTCCTTCGTCACCTACTCGGTCCTGCCCAAGGTTGCGGCCTACGCCCCGTCCATCTGGTCGGGGGAGGAGGACAACGAGTCGCCGGCCGAAGTCGAAGTCAACACGCCCGACCCGTCCGGACCGATTGCGCTCACCGAGGCGACGTCCAACTACAACCGGACGCGACCTCGCGACGGCCTCGACGACTACGAGGACCACTTCCTCGCGGATCACTACAACTGGAATGGCTACAAGATGGAGTACCGGTCCTCCAACAACGCAGCCCACCAGTCCATGATCGCCAACGAGGTCGACGGGATTCACAGCATGTTCGTGAAGCCCGGGACGCTCGAGAACTTCCCGGACACCTGGAGCCAGTTCCAGATCCCCGGCAACTTCGGGATGGCGATCTGGCCGTGGCACGGTGACGGTCCGTTCAGCGAGCGCAACGTCCGGCAGGCCTTCTACTACTCGCTGGACCGCGGTTCGATCATCCAGAACGTCGGTGAGACCACGAAGGTCAGCCACCACCCGGCCCCGACTGGGCTCACGTGGGCGTCCGTGGACTCCTACCTCGGCGACAAGGAGCCCGAGGGCTTCAACGTCTACGACCTCGACCTCGACCAGGCCGAGTCCCTGCTGAGCGAGGCAGGCTACTCCTTCGGTGACATCGACGCTACCATCGCGTTCCCGTCCGGCTGGTCCGACTGGGCCGTCGCGGCGCAGTCCGCCATCGACCAGCTCAACAACGCCGGCTGGAACGCCTCCAGTGACGCCCGTTCGGGCGGTCCCGGTGGCTACATCAACCAGCTGGGCGAGGAGTTCCCGCTCGGCGTCGACCAGCACACCCCCGGTGGGCAGCCCCGTCAGAACCTGCCGTACTTCGGGTTCCGGTACATCCTCCGGAACGTGCTGCGTGACCCCGAGGGTCACTTCGCAGGGTACACGAAGGACGAGGTCGAGCTCCCCGAGGTCGGCACCGTCAACATCGACGACACCCTCGACGCCCTGTCGACTGCAACCGACGAGGCGGAGCAGGAAGAGCTGATCCGGCAGCTCGCACTCGTCGTCAACAAGGACGTGCCCGTCTTCTACATGATGGAGAAGTACGAGCAGTCCTTCATCAACACCCGGAAGTTCTCGATTCCGGAGTCCTCGAAGCACTTCAACGCCTTCTGGCCGCTCTGGTGGCTGCCGAAGCTGGACGAGAAGCTCGAGGACGCCACGGAAGAGGACACCCCCGGCCTGCTGAAGGCAAAGCCGGAATAA
- a CDS encoding methyl-accepting chemotaxis protein, protein MTPNISSYLVPSFIQRRYTAKFVVSILFVLVAIGIVGYVGYAQVSTIENSIEGQIGEETENNLRETSELQAGSLNEWTTRMEYQARLVGQLPDVSDGSPQNARGRLSAYASTLDGFSSIHLVHLEDQEVLTSTAGTSELDSGTSFSEIDEPWATDGLARNISGGQVWVSDGAYPSVSVPGRRVIAFAAPTQNPDRAVVLTASIDIRLEQLSREGSARTTQIVNEEGAFVLQDNASGAVHLHEEELSQVEQALADDTVAFSDHGDSLQAYAPVDGPSQATDWVAVTSVPKEEAYAVRDTVGQEVRESVGQLLLAIVAVAFLSLGIMGFILGRQTVTPLRRLQSKAQSMEEGNLDVDLETGRKDEIGQLYRAFDSMRLSLREQIQEAQSAREEAEAERERIQRINKQLEATADDYSDVMQRAAEGDLTARMATTTENEAMAAIADEYNEMLAEIEQTIEELNAFAAEVATASEQVTASSEEVRSASEQISDSVQEISAGAERQNDSLQSVNQEMSDLSTTTEEIAASSNEVADIAERTAETGKAGRDAAQAAIASMREIEDESSRAVEEINQLETEVGQIDELIERIQEISDQTNMLALNANIEASRSTSGEGDGGFGVVAQEVKELSQDAKDAAEEIEDRLESIRHQTQRSAEEVEQTSEDVDEASTQVANAVEALEEIAEYAGETNTGVQEISAATEEQAASTQEVVAMVDEAATISEETTAESESVAAAAEQQTTALTEVSNSASDLSEQAARLSEALDRFDTDAELEGAETRMLEGEQIDEESPAGGLGDEELPDGDLTEEELPEGDELDDGTPAESADDVDEDIDAFQPGVEADEFGADTAAGPEGGADEPAASPAAEPDDAEPVEPMDTDDAEGVDDAEPDADTAAEETDQTGEDVFDFGQSEGSEVVGDLDDESAGAGDDAAEAAGDVADLALTDVSGVGDAKAEALRAAGYETVADLRAASQAQLAQVEGIGDALAVEIKDDVGHE, encoded by the coding sequence ATGACACCAAACATCTCTTCCTACCTGGTCCCGTCGTTCATCCAGCGCCGGTACACCGCGAAGTTCGTCGTCTCGATTCTCTTCGTCTTGGTGGCGATCGGGATCGTGGGGTACGTCGGGTACGCACAGGTTTCGACCATCGAGAATAGCATCGAGGGACAGATCGGGGAGGAAACCGAGAACAACCTCCGCGAAACGTCCGAACTCCAGGCCGGTTCTCTGAACGAGTGGACCACCAGGATGGAGTACCAGGCACGGCTCGTCGGACAACTCCCCGACGTGTCCGACGGGTCGCCACAGAACGCCAGGGGACGGTTGAGCGCGTACGCGTCGACGCTCGACGGGTTCTCGTCGATCCACCTCGTCCACCTCGAGGATCAGGAAGTCCTGACGTCCACGGCGGGGACGAGCGAACTCGACTCGGGGACCAGTTTCAGCGAAATCGACGAGCCCTGGGCGACTGACGGGCTCGCCCGGAACATCTCCGGTGGCCAGGTCTGGGTCTCCGACGGTGCCTACCCCTCCGTCTCGGTGCCGGGCCGACGCGTGATCGCCTTCGCCGCGCCGACACAGAACCCCGATCGCGCGGTCGTGCTGACGGCGTCCATCGACATCCGGCTCGAGCAGCTCTCGAGAGAGGGCTCGGCACGCACCACACAGATCGTCAACGAAGAGGGAGCATTCGTGCTCCAGGATAACGCCAGTGGGGCGGTCCACCTCCACGAGGAAGAGCTCTCCCAGGTCGAGCAGGCTCTCGCCGACGATACGGTGGCGTTCAGCGACCACGGCGATTCGCTGCAGGCGTACGCGCCGGTCGACGGGCCGTCCCAGGCCACCGACTGGGTCGCCGTCACCAGCGTCCCCAAAGAGGAGGCGTACGCGGTCCGTGACACGGTCGGACAGGAGGTCCGCGAGTCCGTCGGACAGCTCCTCCTCGCCATCGTCGCCGTGGCCTTCCTCTCGCTGGGCATTATGGGCTTCATCCTCGGTCGTCAGACCGTGACGCCGCTCCGACGGCTCCAGTCGAAGGCCCAGTCCATGGAGGAAGGGAACCTCGACGTCGACCTCGAGACCGGCCGCAAGGACGAGATCGGCCAGCTCTACCGCGCCTTCGACAGCATGCGTCTCTCCCTCCGCGAGCAGATCCAGGAGGCCCAGTCCGCACGCGAAGAGGCCGAGGCCGAGCGCGAGCGCATCCAGCGCATCAACAAGCAACTGGAGGCGACCGCCGACGACTACAGCGACGTCATGCAACGCGCCGCCGAGGGCGACCTCACCGCGCGGATGGCGACCACGACGGAGAACGAGGCGATGGCAGCGATCGCCGACGAGTACAACGAGATGCTCGCCGAGATCGAACAGACCATCGAGGAACTCAACGCCTTCGCCGCCGAGGTCGCGACGGCCTCCGAGCAGGTCACCGCTTCCAGCGAGGAGGTCCGCTCCGCCAGCGAGCAGATCAGCGACTCCGTCCAGGAGATTTCGGCTGGCGCCGAGCGACAGAACGACTCGCTGCAATCCGTCAATCAGGAGATGTCCGACCTCTCGACGACCACCGAGGAGATCGCCGCCTCCTCCAACGAGGTCGCCGACATCGCAGAGCGGACCGCCGAGACCGGGAAGGCAGGTCGCGACGCCGCACAGGCAGCGATCGCCTCCATGCGCGAGATCGAGGACGAGTCCAGCCGGGCAGTCGAGGAGATCAACCAGCTCGAGACGGAAGTCGGCCAGATCGACGAACTGATCGAGCGCATTCAGGAGATCTCCGACCAGACCAACATGCTCGCGCTCAACGCCAACATCGAAGCCTCTCGTTCCACCAGCGGCGAGGGCGACGGCGGCTTCGGCGTCGTCGCACAGGAGGTCAAGGAGCTCTCCCAGGACGCCAAGGACGCTGCCGAGGAGATCGAGGACAGGCTCGAGTCGATCCGGCACCAGACCCAGCGCTCCGCGGAGGAGGTCGAACAGACCAGCGAGGACGTCGACGAGGCCAGCACGCAGGTGGCCAACGCCGTCGAGGCACTCGAAGAGATCGCCGAGTACGCAGGCGAGACCAACACCGGCGTCCAGGAGATTTCCGCAGCCACCGAGGAGCAGGCCGCCTCCACCCAGGAGGTCGTCGCCATGGTCGACGAGGCCGCGACGATCAGCGAAGAGACCACCGCGGAGTCCGAGTCCGTCGCCGCGGCCGCCGAGCAGCAGACGACCGCACTGACGGAAGTGTCGAACTCCGCGAGCGACCTCTCCGAGCAGGCAGCACGCCTCTCCGAAGCCCTGGATCGCTTCGACACCGACGCAGAGCTAGAGGGCGCCGAGACTCGCATGCTCGAAGGCGAGCAAATCGACGAGGAGTCACCAGCGGGCGGTCTGGGCGACGAAGAGCTGCCCGACGGCGACCTCACCGAGGAGGAGCTACCCGAGGGCGACGAACTCGACGACGGCACCCCCGCTGAATCCGCCGACGACGTCGACGAGGACATCGACGCCTTCCAGCCTGGCGTCGAGGCCGACGAGTTCGGTGCCGACACCGCTGCTGGCCCGGAAGGCGGTGCGGACGAGCCCGCAGCGTCGCCGGCAGCGGAGCCCGACGACGCCGAGCCCGTGGAGCCGATGGATACTGACGATGCCGAGGGCGTCGACGACGCAGAACCGGACGCCGACACCGCCGCGGAGGAGACCGACCAGACCGGCGAGGACGTCTTCGACTTCGGCCAGTCCGAGGGCAGCGAGGTCGTCGGCGACCTCGACGACGAGTCCGCGGGCGCCGGTGACGACGCAGCCGAAGCAGCCGGCGACGTCGCCGACCTCGCGCTGACCGACGTCTCCGGCGTCGGCGACGCCAAGGCCGAGGCGCTCCGCGCCGCCGGCTACGAGACCGTCGCCGACCTCCGGGCGGCCAGCCAGGCCCAGCTCGCACAGGTCGAGGGCATCGGCGACGCTCTCGCCGTCGAGATCAAGGACGACGTCGGCCACGAGTAA
- a CDS encoding HEAT repeat domain-containing protein produces MTEQSPPEPPEDEQILTTARERPGQVDVEALVEVLDADEGQARNEALMALGRVADYDADMVVEYTDEFIESLNDGFPVAESSAAQVLSRIANEYPEEVRPAIPRLIEMLDQIPPLTGYRAGRTLAPLLAEFPEDFVSEADQLIDVVNDPQDASVPTEEDYERMDNEERAKTEDRLQSRAQQARADVARSFGIREIAANSLVEVSERAPEAVAPRIEDLTPALFTDPPIAQAATIDTIANIAQHDPDAVDPVVDDLIEVTQTQVNSIRAHAIQALGHAGATEAADPLRELAASDDPELTEELQDLAAETADFLEAQD; encoded by the coding sequence ATGACCGAACAATCGCCCCCCGAACCCCCCGAGGACGAACAGATTCTCACCACAGCCCGGGAGCGACCGGGGCAGGTCGACGTGGAAGCACTCGTCGAGGTTCTCGACGCCGACGAGGGCCAGGCACGCAACGAGGCGCTCATGGCCCTCGGCCGCGTCGCCGATTACGACGCCGACATGGTCGTCGAGTACACCGACGAGTTCATCGAGTCGCTGAACGACGGCTTCCCGGTCGCGGAAAGCTCCGCGGCCCAGGTCCTCTCTCGCATCGCCAACGAGTACCCCGAGGAGGTTCGTCCCGCCATTCCACGGCTGATCGAGATGCTCGATCAGATTCCGCCGCTGACGGGGTATCGCGCCGGCCGGACGCTCGCTCCACTCCTCGCCGAGTTCCCGGAGGACTTCGTCTCCGAGGCCGATCAGCTGATCGACGTGGTCAACGATCCACAGGACGCGTCCGTGCCGACCGAAGAGGACTACGAGCGCATGGACAACGAGGAGCGTGCGAAGACGGAGGACCGGCTCCAGTCACGCGCCCAGCAGGCCCGCGCCGACGTCGCCAGGAGCTTCGGTATCAGGGAGATCGCGGCGAACTCCCTCGTCGAAGTAAGTGAACGTGCCCCCGAGGCCGTTGCACCTCGCATCGAGGACCTTACACCGGCCCTCTTCACCGACCCGCCGATCGCACAGGCAGCGACGATAGACACGATCGCGAACATCGCCCAGCACGATCCGGACGCCGTCGATCCGGTCGTCGACGATCTGATCGAGGTCACCCAGACGCAAGTCAATTCCATTCGTGCGCACGCAATCCAGGCCCTCGGGCACGCGGGGGCCACCGAAGCGGCCGATCCCCTCCGGGAGCTTGCAGCATCGGACGATCCGGAACTGACCGAGGAACTGCAGGACCTCGCGGCCGAGACGGCCGACTTCCTCGAAGCGCAGGACTAG